In a single window of the Octopus sinensis linkage group LG1, ASM634580v1, whole genome shotgun sequence genome:
- the LOC115211052 gene encoding interleukin 17-like protein: MLNYLVVVVFSTPESTSCIMESFQFVNYFLLNFILTVSSAPTQTKCEIPTDLIVHYNSLSGASIGKNFFLSAEMAPAGSDQQPQTDGDKTCPTSLVSTNIVRERSTCPWYLKIINDSSVFPPSRTEGVCRCRNCLGSDNNHQCVTVYTKTTVLKRTGKCVDGLYVYRPSVIQVPTACVCAKKFDIISSENDHLYES; the protein is encoded by the exons ATGTTAAATTACTTAGTTGTCGTCGTCTTTTCCACTCCTGAGTCAACAAGCTGCATAATGGAGTCATTTCAA TTTGTAAACTACTTTCTCCTCAACTTTATCTTGACTGTATCTTCGGCACCAACGCAGACCAAATGTGAAATACCAACGGACCTGATAGTCCATTACAACAGTTTGTCCGGTGCATCTATTGGCAAAAACTTTTTTCTATCAGCTGAAATGGCTCCAGCAGGAAGTGACCAGCAACCACAAACCGATGGGGATAAAACTTGTCCAACATCTCTGGTTTCTACTAATATCGTCCGCGAACGTTCAACCTGCCCTTGGTATCTTAAAATTATCAATGATTCATCAGTTTTTCCCCCATCACGTACTGAAGGGGTGTGTCGCTGTAGAAACTGTCTAGGCTCTGACAACAACCACCAATGTGTAACAGTATATACTAAAACGACTGTCCTGAAACGTACAGGTAAATGTGTTGATGGATTGTACGTGTATAGACCAAGTGTGATTCAAGTACCCACAGCCTGTGTCTGTGCAAAGAAATTCGATATCATTTCTAGCGAAAATGACCACCTTTACGAGTCGTAA